The Cohnella abietis genome has a segment encoding these proteins:
- a CDS encoding carbohydrate ABC transporter permease produces MKRRGMISGYLFTILTVFVLVVFAFPLVWMLLASFKTQIQMQSTSNFFFFEPTMKNYVQVFQENNFMKYIYNSAVVALGATAGGLLLGLPAAYSIARYRMHGLALTILIARIVPGITFLLPWFILFNNMNLIDSYTALILSHMLVSLPFIIWVMIPFFESLPNEIEEAALIDGSSKAGVFVRIVLPISGPGIITSSLMSIIFSWNNFLFSLVLAGEKTKTLPIALFNFISYSEVNWGGLMAAATVITLPIIIIALFSQRYVISGLSAGAVKG; encoded by the coding sequence GTGAAGCGGCGTGGAATGATAAGTGGATATCTATTCACCATATTGACTGTTTTCGTACTCGTAGTCTTTGCTTTTCCTTTAGTCTGGATGCTTCTAGCTTCCTTTAAAACACAAATTCAAATGCAGTCGACGAGTAACTTTTTCTTCTTCGAGCCAACGATGAAAAATTACGTGCAAGTATTTCAAGAGAACAACTTCATGAAGTATATTTACAACAGCGCAGTTGTTGCACTAGGTGCTACAGCAGGAGGATTGCTTCTAGGACTTCCCGCAGCTTATAGCATCGCACGTTACCGTATGCATGGATTGGCGTTAACCATTCTAATTGCACGGATCGTACCAGGTATTACATTCTTGCTTCCATGGTTCATTCTCTTCAATAATATGAACCTGATTGACTCGTACACCGCCTTGATTTTATCCCATATGTTAGTTAGCTTGCCATTCATCATCTGGGTCATGATCCCGTTCTTCGAGAGCCTTCCCAATGAGATTGAAGAAGCAGCACTCATCGATGGAAGCAGTAAAGCCGGCGTATTTGTAAGAATTGTACTTCCGATATCCGGTCCAGGAATAATTACTTCGTCACTCATGTCTATCATTTTTTCATGGAACAACTTTCTGTTTTCACTCGTGCTTGCAGGAGAGAAGACCAAAACACTTCCGATCGCACTCTTTAACTTCATTTCATATTCCGAAGTGAATTGGGGCGGCCTAATGGCAGCAGCTACTGTCATTACGCTACCTATCATTATTATTGCGCTGTTCTCACAGCGTTACGTCATTAGCGGACTCTCAGCGGGTGCCGTTAAAGGTTAA
- a CDS encoding carbohydrate ABC transporter permease produces the protein MALKWLDKRLKWVFTLPAVLFVALMMVFPLGYTIRLSFFEWSMSAINPPKWVGLDNYKELLSGERFWHDFGITFYFTFAAVIVQMVLGVLIAVLLNRKGKGKNVAKTIFLMPMVATPIAMGMVWLLIFEPSIGVLNTILKTFGLNPLEWLGSVNQVIPSLIIIDTWQWTPMICLLLLAGLTTLPQDPYESADVDGASAWQKFIYITLPLLRPTILVALMLRMIDALKTFDIIFATTQGGPGSSSETLNIYGYILAFQNFKLGLASSLLVLFFLLVLGMTLGVIWLRKRLEVAS, from the coding sequence ATGGCATTGAAATGGTTAGACAAAAGATTGAAGTGGGTATTTACACTTCCAGCAGTGCTTTTCGTTGCCCTGATGATGGTGTTCCCACTTGGTTACACGATTAGGCTAAGCTTTTTTGAATGGAGCATGTCTGCTATTAATCCTCCTAAATGGGTGGGTCTCGACAACTACAAGGAACTATTATCTGGTGAGCGGTTTTGGCATGACTTTGGTATTACGTTTTATTTCACATTTGCAGCAGTTATTGTACAGATGGTGCTTGGTGTTTTGATAGCGGTTTTGTTGAATAGAAAAGGAAAAGGCAAAAATGTTGCAAAGACGATTTTCCTCATGCCGATGGTTGCAACGCCAATCGCGATGGGCATGGTATGGTTGTTAATCTTTGAACCGAGTATCGGAGTTCTGAACACTATTCTTAAGACGTTCGGATTAAATCCGTTGGAATGGCTCGGCTCTGTCAATCAGGTTATTCCGTCTCTGATTATTATTGACACCTGGCAATGGACGCCGATGATCTGTCTACTACTCCTTGCAGGTTTAACAACCTTGCCTCAGGATCCGTATGAATCAGCAGATGTAGACGGGGCGTCAGCCTGGCAGAAATTCATATACATTACGCTGCCGTTGCTTCGACCGACTATTTTAGTAGCTCTCATGCTGAGAATGATTGACGCACTCAAAACCTTTGATATTATTTTCGCAACAACACAAGGCGGTCCGGGCTCCTCTTCGGAGACATTGAATATTTACGGATATATTCTCGCCTTCCAGAACTTTAAGCTAGGACTGGCTTCCTCGTTGCTTGTCTTGTTCTTCCTACTCGTATTGGGTATGACACTTGGGGTCATCTGGTTACGTAAGCGACTGGAGGTGGCATCGTGA